A DNA window from Megalobrama amblycephala isolate DHTTF-2021 linkage group LG11, ASM1881202v1, whole genome shotgun sequence contains the following coding sequences:
- the LOC125279122 gene encoding E3 ubiquitin/ISG15 ligase TRIM25-like, with protein sequence MAEANISVGHDEFMCPVCLDLLKNPVTIPCGHSYCMSCITGCWNQGDQRGVYSCPQCRQTFTPRPALCKNVVFAEMVEKLKKTKLQAAVPAGSGNVECDICTGRKLKAVKSCLVCLESYCQTHFERHEEFRSGNPHKVIDATGRLQQMICPQHGKQLEIYCRTERRCICYLCSMDEHKFHDTVTATEERTEKQKHLEQTLRNFQQRIWQREMDLQELRDVVKTHKRSAQKAVEDSERIFTELIRSIERSRSEVTQLIRDQEHAAVSRVEGLLKQLEQEIEDLRRRNTELEQLSHTEDHIHFLQSVESCSVPPQTTVVPRITASSHLLYDDVGKSVLLLKKKLEDFCKEEIKKISDKVTHIEIVSTSEESIQSPQSCSWATMPGSPPSPYPMLGSPTSPFAISESRPRRFTMPESQPNPFTVPEPQPRRFTVTESQPNPLTVPKPQLRRFAVPESQPRPLMPESQPRSLSKTRYWNFTDS encoded by the exons ATGGCAGAAGCTAATATTTCAGTGGGACACGATGAGTTCATGTGtccagtgtgtctggatctACTGAAGAATCCAGTGACCATTCcttgtggacacagttactgtatgaGCTGTATTACCGGCTGCTGGAATCAGGGTGATCAGAGGGGAGTTTATAGCTgccctcagtgcagacagaccttcaCTCCAAGACCTGCCTTATGTAAGAATGTGGTGTTTGCTGAaatggtggagaaactgaagaagactAAACTCCAAGCTGCTGTTCCTGCTGGATCTGGAAATGTGGAGTGTGACATCTGCACTGGGAGAAAACTCAAAGCCGTCaagtcctgtctggtgtgtctgGAATCTTACTGTCAGACTCATTTTGAACGTCATGAAGAATTTCGCTCGGGAAATCCACACAAAGTGATCGATGCCACTGGACGACTCCAGCAGATGATCTGTCCTCAACACGGTAAACAACTAGAAATCTACTGCCGCACTGAAAGGCGCTGTATTTGCTACTTGTGTTCAATGGATGAGCATAAATTCCACGACACTGTAACAGCTACAGAagagaggacagagaaacag AAACATCTAGAACAAACACTAAGAAACTTCCAGCAGAGAATCTGGCAGAGAGAGATGGATCTTCAGGAGCTGAGAGACGTTGTGAAGACTCATAAG CGCTCTGCACAGAaagcagtggaggacagtgagaggatctttACTGAACTgatccgctccattgagagaagccGCTCTGAGGTGACAcagctgatcagagatcaggaacaTGCTGCTGTGAGTCGAGTTGAAGGACTCTTGAAACAACTGGAGCAGGAGATTGAAGACCTGAGGAGGAGAAacactgagctggagcagctttcacacacagaAGATCACATTCATTTCCTCCAG AGTGTCGAGTCTTGCTCTGTTCCTCCCCAAACCACTGTTGTGCCCAGAATCACTGCCAGTTCTCACCTCTTATATGATGATGTGGGAAAATCTGTCCTTCTGCTAAAAAAGAAACTTGAGGATTTCTGCAAAGAAGAGATAAAAAAGATATCTGATAAAG TGACACACATTGAGATCGTTTCCACTTCTGAGGAGAGCATACAAT CGCCACAGTCATGCTCCTGGGCCACGATGCCAGGGTCACCACCCAGTCCATACCCAATGCTAGGATCACCAACCAGTCCCTTCGCAATATCAGAGTCACGGCCGAGACGCTTTACAATGCCAGAGTCACAGCCGAACCCCTTTACAGTGCCAGAGCCACAGCCGAGACGCTTTACAGTGACAGAGTCACAGCCAAACCCCCTTACAGTGCCAAAGCCACAGCTGAGACGCTTTGCAGTGCCAGAGTCGCAGCCGAGACCCTTAATGCCAGAGTCACAGCCGAGATCCTTGTCAAAGACAAGGTATTGGAACTTCACTGACTCATGA
- the LOC125279126 gene encoding tripartite motif-containing protein 29-like: protein MAEANISVGQDEFMCPVCLDLLKNPVTIPCGHSYCMSCITGCWNQDDQKGVYSCPQCRQTFTPRPALGKNTILAEMVEKLKKTKLQAAVPAESGDVECDICTGRKHKAVKSCLVCLESYCQTHFERHEEFRSRKPHKVIDATGRLQKMICPQHGKQLEIYCRTDQRCICYLCTVDEHKNHDTVTATAERTEKQKQLEKNKKKYQQTIQHKEKELQNLREEVKIHKSSGQKAVEDSERIFTELIRSIERSRSEVTQLIRDQENAAVSQAEERLERLEQEIEDLRRRNTVLEQLSHTEDHIHYLQSLRGGFVMPVLSVPEVGITASPLLYDDVVKSVSLLKEKLKDICKKETKKIYDRVQNNATIPISEDKVKQLPEPRLKTNIGTASRPRLKTSYSLPTSGSLASTIMDEMFKSYR from the exons atggcagaagccaATATTTCAGTGGGACAGGATGAGTTCATGTGtccagtgtgtctggatctACTGAAGAATCCAGTGACCATTCcttgtggacacagttactgtatgaGCTGTATTACCGGCTGCTGGAATCAGGATGATCAGAAGGGAGTTTATAGCTgccctcagtgcagacagaccttcaCTCCAAGACCTGCTTTAGGTAAAAACACCATTTTGGCTGAaatggtggagaaactgaagaagactAAACTCCAAGCTGCTGTTCCTGCTGAATCTGGAGATGTGGAGTGTGACATCTGCactggaagaaaacacaaagccgtcaagtcctgtctggtgtgtctgGAATCTTACTGTCAGACTCATTTTGAACGTCATGAAGAATTTCGCTCAAGAAAGCCACACAAAGTGATCGATGCAACTGGACGACTCCAGAAGATGATCTGTCCTCAACACGGTAAACAACTAGAAATCTACTGCCGCACTGACCAGCGCTGTATTTGTTACCTGTGTACAGTTGATGAGCACAAAAACCATGACACTGTAACAGCTACAGCagagaggacagagaaacag AAACAGctggagaaaaataaaaaaaaatatcagcagACAATTCAGCACAAAGAGAAAGAACTCCAGAACCTGAGAGAGGAGGTGAAGATTCATAAG AGCTCTGGGCAGAAAGCAGTGGAGGACAGCGAGAGGATCTTTACTGAACTGATCCGCTCTATTGAGAGAAGCCGCTCTGAGGTGACAcagctgatcagagatcaggaaaatGCTGCTGTAAGTCAAGCTGAAGAACGACTAgagcgactggagcaggagattGAAGACCTGAGGAGGAGAAATACTGtgctggagcagctttcacatACAGAAGATCACATTCATTACCTGCAG AGTTTACGTGGAGGGTTTGTCATGCCAGTACTTTCTGTGCCTGAGGTTGGAATCACTGCCAGTCCTCTCCTCTATGATGATGTAGTAAAATCTGTCTCTCTGCTAAAAGAGAAACTCAAGGATATCTGCAAAAAggagacaaaaaaaatatatgatagAG TGCAAAACAATGCGACCATTCCCATTTCTGAAGATAAAGTGAAACAAT TGCCAGAGCCACGGTTAAAGACCAACATAGGGACAGCATCAAGGCCACGGTTAAAGACCTCCTACAGTCTCCCTACATCAGGTTCATTGGCGAGCACAataatggatgaaatgtttaaaagctatcgttga